The sequence GCGTCATGGACAGCGGCGGTAGCGCGAGGGCCGAGTCCTGAATGACCTCGCGGGCCATGCCGCCGTGGCCGGTCTTGAGGACAGGGCCGAAGACCGGGTCGGTCTCGGCGGCGACGAACAGCTCGTGCGCCCCGGGCCTGCGTCCCATCTTCTGCACGATGAAGCCTTCGATATAAGCGTCGGGCCGTTCCCGGTTCACCCGGGCCAGAAGCGTGGCCGCGCCTTCCCAGACGCGTTCGGGCGTTTCAAGGTCCAGCAGGACGCCGCCCACGTGGAATGGCTGGGAAATCTGGGGCGAGCGCACTTTCACGGCCACCGGATATCCCAGTTCGTCCGCCGCGATGACCGCCTCCTTGGCGGAAACCGCGAAGCGGGTTTCCACCACCGGGATGCCGTAGGCCGCGAGCACGTCCTTGGCTTCGGTCTCGCTCAGCTCCGAGCGGTTTTCGTTCAGTGCTTTTTCCACCACGTTGCGCGCAGTGGTGGTATCCGGGAAAAAGTCGGTGGGCAGGGAGTCCGGGGCCTCCATGAGCAGGTTCTGGCTCAACCGGTAATCCGCGAGGTGCAGGAAGGCCCGTACGGCTTGTGTGAGTGACTCGTAAGTCGGGATGCCCGCGCTCGCGAATTCCGCACGGGCCGCATCGGAAGCGTCGCCGGAGCCGAGCCATGCGGTCAGCACCAGCTTTTTCACGCGCTTCAGCGCCTTGGCGACCGCAGCCGCGGTTTCGGCCTCGGGCTGGGCGGCCCACGGGACATGCATCACCAGCACCGCGTCCACCCCCTTGTCCTTCACCAGCGCCTTGAGCGCCTCGGAGTAGGTCTCGCCGTCAGCGTTGAAGGGGATGCCCACAGGATTGACCGCAGCGTTCCTGCCTCCGGGGAGCGCTTCGAGCGCCTTGCGTGTCTCCTCGGAGAATTCAGCCATCTCGCCGCCGCCTGCCAGCAGCCGATCGGCGGCCATGACGCCCGCGCTCGCGCCGTTGGTCAGCACTGCAAGACGGCGTCCCTTGGCGTGTCTCGGGGTGGAAACGGTGCGGGCCGCGTCGAAAAGTTCGTCGATGGTTTCCACGCGCAGCATCCCCGCGCGCCGGAAAGCCACGTCGTATATCTCACCCGTCAGGCCGGGGACGCAGGGGCCCTGGTCAAGCGAGCAGGAGGGCAGGGCGTCCAGCGCCTTGCCGGGACGAAGCACCAGCACGGGCTTGTTGCGTGATGCCGCTCGTGCAGCGCTCATGAACTCTCGCGCGTCGTGGATGGCTTCCACGTAGACCATGATGGAGCGCGTCATGGGGTCGGTGCCGAGATAGTCGATGATGTCGGCGAAGGTCACGTCGAGGCGCGCGCCAAGCGCCACCAGATGCGAAAACCCCACGCCCTTGTCGCGCGCCCAGTCCACGACCGTGGCGAACAGACTGTCGGACTGCGAGATGAAGGCCAACTTGCCGGGGGTGGCCCGGGAGTGGGAGAGCGTGGCGTTGAGATTGAGCGAGGGGACCATGAAGCCGAGGCTCTTGGGTCCGAGGATCCGCATGTCCGGGGGGGTGGCGACGCTTCTGACGGTCTTGCGGAATTCTTCCCGCTCGCCGGGAGCCATGCGGGAAAAGCCGGATCCCACGAGCACCGCGGCCCGAGTGCCTCGATCACGCAGGGAGCGCAGCACGTCGGGGACGTCGTCCAGCGGGTCGGCGATGACTGCGAGGTCCGGAGTTTTTGGCAGATCGTTCACGTTCTTGTAGGTAAGCACGCCGGAGATGGCTTCGGCCTTGGCGGAAACAGGCATGACGGGACCGGAAAAGCCGCCGCCCATCAGATTTTTCATGACGAGGCCGCCGGGATCCGCCGGATCGTTGGTGGCTCCGGTGACTGCCACGGACTTCGGATTGAAGAGATGGTCCAGGTTGATAACGCTCATGTGCCTCTCTGCGGGTTGAATGCGTGGGCGAATCAATACTTCGGCAACGTATCCTGTTTTTAAGCTCCTGCGCAACCATGACCGTGCCCGCGGGCCGGAACAGAGCAGGATTGGATTCGGGCTCGCAGTTGTGGTATACAGGATACATGAAATCCTTTTCCATAGCATTGCTGGCTGCGCTGCTGCTGGTGTTTCCCGGAACCGCAGCGCGGGCCGATCATCTGGAAGTGGTGACGCTTGAAGCCCCGCCGCTGGTTTACACGCTTGGCGATTCGGTGCACGGAGCCCTGGTGGATGTAGTGCGCGAAGGGCTCAACCGCATGGGGTATCATTTTGAAATACGCGTGGTGCCGTGGAAGCGGGCCGTGAACAGTGTGCGTACCGGCGAAGCCGACGCCATATTCTATGCTGTGAAGACAGCGGAACGGGAGCGGTTTTTACGCTACCCGCAAGAGCCGTTGTGGGTGGAGCGGACCGTTGCGGTTGTACTCAGCGGAACGGACCATGTGCTGAAAAGCGATCTGTCCAATGCTTCGGACATCAGACTGGGTGTCGGGCGCGGGTATTACTACGGGCCGAGGCTGGAGCGCATTCTCACGGGCGACGTGTTCAAGCGAATCGAACCTGCGGCAAAGGCTGCGGACAATATGGCCAAGCTGCTCGGCGGCAGACTGGATGCCTTTCTGACGGACTACCTGCACGCGACCCGCATCCTGCGCGACTTCGTTCTCGGTGAGCGGTTCGACATCGTGCGGAACGAGGACCATTCTCCGGCGTTTCTGGATACGGTCCCGGCCTATCTGGCCTTTTCGAAACAAGCCGTCACCGAAGAACTGGCGGACGGCTTTTCCCACGTGCTCAAAAGGATGAAGACCGACGGCACGTACGATGCCATCATGAGACGGCACGGTATTGAAGGATTCTGATAGTATTGAACGATCAGGAACAAAAAAAGACCCGCCCGCCGGTAATCCGGCAGCGGGCCTTTTGACGTTGCAGGTATTTATCCGTCTTTCCTGTCACCCATCTTGGTGTAGGAGCGGCGGGTTTCGCCCACATAGATCTGACGGGGGCGGTGGATTTTTTCAAGACCGGCGCCGTAAGCTTCGTACCAGTGCGCGATCCAGCCGGGCATGCGGCCGATGGCGAACATCACCGGGTACATGTTCACCGGTATGTTCAAAGCACGCAGGATGATGCCTGAGTAGAAGTCCACGTTGGGGTACAGGCTGCGGCTAGTGAAGTATTCGTCGCTCTGGGCTTCCTCAGAGAGCTCCATGGCGATGTCGAGCAGGTCGTCCTTGATGCCCTTGGCTTTGAGCAGGTCGTGGGCCGCTTTCTGGAGAATCCGGGCGCGGGGGTCGAAGCTCTTGTAGACGCGGTGGCCGAAGCCCATGAGCCGCGTTTCCTTGCGCTTGACCTTTTCGAGGAAGCCTTTGATGTCTTCCTGACCGCTGCGGATTTCCTCCAGCATGTCGATGACTGCGGAGTTCGCACCGCCATGCAGACGCCCCCACAGGGCGCAGATGCCGGCGGAGACCGAAGCGAAGAGGTTTGCCTGCGTGGACTGGACCATGCGCACGGTGGAGCATGAGCAGTTCTGCTCGTGGTCCGCATGCAGGGTGAAGAACAGGCTCAGGGCGCGCACTTCCTCCGGAGCAGGGTCATACAGGCGGTACGGCTCGGAAAACATCATGTGCAGAAAGTTCTGGCAGTAGGAACGTTCCGGGTCCGGGTACATGAAGGGCAGGCCCTGCGACTTGCGGTAGGCCCACGCAGCGATGGTGCGCACCTTGCTGATGACCTTGGCGGCGGCAAGGGCGAATTCCTGCCTTGTCTGGATTTCGAGCAGCTCCGGGTCGTAGCATCCCATTGCGTTGACCACTGCTGAAAGGATGGCCATGGGGTGCCCGTTGGACGGGAATCCCTCGAAGTGGTGCTTGAGGTCTTCGTGCAGCAGCTCGTTGTCGGTGAGCAGATCGCGAAAGCGCTGGCGTTCCTCGTAATTGGGGAGCCTGCCGAAAATCAGCAGCCATGCGGTCTCGATGAAAGAGCCGTTCTGGGCGATCTCCTCGATGGGATACCCGCGATAGTGCAGCGCGCCCTGCTCGCCGTTGACGTAGGTGATGGCGCTGGCGCAGGAGCCGGTGTTCCCGTAGCCGGGATCGTAGGTGATATGTCCGGTTTCCTTTCGCAGGTTTCGGATGTCGATGGCATGTTCCTTTTCGGAACCGACCATGACCGGAAGCTCATAGGTGGTTCCGTCCAGAATGAGGTATGCCGTCTTGTTGCTGACTTTTTCGTTGTCTTTGAGCATCTATGACCTCCTGAAAACCGCTGGGCGGCAGTGTTCGCACCGGTATGATGGGCTTGGCTGGAAAGGCCCTGAATGTCCGAGAACTGGTGCCGGGATTGGAAACGGGTGGAGAGAATGGTCTGGTACCCGTTGTGAACACCTTTGATATCAGAAAACGGAAAAAAGTAAAGCCCGCCCTTTTTGACAGTTTTGCAAAAATGTTATTTGTGCGGTTCAAGAGGTGCTCTTTGCGCCCTTTTATTATTCAGTAATGATCTTTTTTGTGTCGATTCCGTATTTTCGCATTCTGTTGAGTACTGTTCCGCGGCTTACACCAAGCTTTCTGGCGGTTTCGGACTTGTTTCCGCCACATTTTCTCAGTGCCGCCAAGAGTTCGGTCTTTTCCGGCGGATTTTCGTGGTCGTTTCTTTCTTGAGAAGGGGGCGTACTCATGGTTTCCGGTGACGAAACGTGACGGGGCGCGGTTTCCGGGACCATGAGAGAGGGGAGGTGCTCCGGCGTGATGGTCTCAGCGTCGCAGACCACGAAGGCATATTCGAGCGCGCTCCTGAGTTCCCTGACATTGCCCGGCCAGTGGTGGCGCGTCAGCAAATCCATGGCTTCCGGGGCAAGGCCGTGGATCGGGCGCGAGCGCTGCATGTTCAGCCGTTTGATGAAATGGTCCGTCAGGAGCGGGATGTCTTCTATACGTTTGCGAAGGGCCGGCAGTTCGATGGGGATGACATTGATGCGGTAGAAAAAGTCCTGCCGGAAGCGTCCCTGTGCCACGAGCGCGGGAAGATTCTGGTTGGTGGCGCTGATGATGCGCGCGTCCAGCCGTCTGGGCTGGTTTTCGCCCACGCGTTCGAAGGTTCTGGTTTCGATCACCCTGAGCAGTTTTATCTGGATGGACTGGGGGATGTCCCCGATTTCGTCGAGAAAGATATCGCCTCCGCCCGCTTCCTCGAACCGTCCGCGTCGATGGCTGTGAGCGCCGGTGAACGCCCCTTTGACATGGCCGAACAGTTCCGATTCGAGCAGTGACTCGTTCAGCGCGGAGCAGTTGATCTGCACATACGGTCCGTCGTTTCTCGGGCCGAGGTCGTGGATGGCCCTTGCCGCGAGTTCCTTCCCGGTACCGGATTCTCCGAAAAGAATCACAGGGGCATCGCTCCCGGCCGCGCGCTCGATGAGTTCGAAGGTCCGGCGCATGACGGGACTCCGGCCGATCATGCCGTGGAACGCGCCGTCCTGATCGAACATGCGGGAAAGTTGGCGGATAGTGTCTTCGCGACGGTCTATCTCGGTGACATCGGTCAGGGTCTCAACGGTTCCGAGGACGTTCCCCAACTCATCGCGAAGCAGGGCGGCGTTTTTGAGCACGTGGACGATGGTGCCGTCCTTTCGCCGCAGATGGCAGTTGCGGGAGTTCTCCTTCCCGGACCGGAACAGGGCGCACCAGTGCTTGCTGCCCTTGCGCCGTGCGATGCGGCAGATGTCGCACTCCAGCACGCTGCACGGACTCTCCAGCAGTTCCTCGCGAGAGTACCCCGTGATGCGCGAAAGGGCGTCGTTGACCATCATGATGGTACCGTCCGGGCGCACCAGAAAGAGCCCGTCGTTCATGGTGTTCACGATTTCCGGCAGATGTCTGAGAATTTCCTGTTCAGTCATGTTTTGACCACCTGTTTAAACATATGTCTATGTACAGTTGCGCAAAATGGCAAGGGCTCAGGGGGGACAAAGGGCCGGATGACAATATAATTGCTCGAAATCATGGCTGAGGTGAACTGGCATGGTGTGTGCTTGATATGGGAGCGGCTTCGCGCCGTTTGAAAGCAAGCTACTCAGTTATGGAGAATACATGTCAGCAGCAAAAAAGAGCGGCCTGAGCCGCCGTGGNTTTCTCAAAAGCGTGGGCATCGGGGGAGCGTCGGCGCTCCTTCCCGGCACCGCGAGAGCCGCGCAGAAAGGGGAGGAGCTGGCCACGCTTCTGGACCTGTCCAAGTGCATCGGTTGTGGAGAGTGCGTATACGCGTGTCGCGACGTGAACGCGGATCGTTATCCCGAGCCGAAAAAGCCGTTCCCCGTCATGCATCCCGAGAAACGGGTCAAAGTGGAGGACTGGTCGGACAGGCGCGACGTGGATGACCGGCTCACGCCCTACAACTGGCTCTACATTCAGACCGCCGTGGTGGAGCATGAGGGCAAATCGCATACGGTGCATGTGCCCCGACGGTGCATGCACTGCCGAAACGCTCCGTGCGCCAACCTCTGTCCATTCGGTGCCTGCGGCACGGACGAGCGGGGCATCACCTTTATCAACGATAAGGTCTGCCTCGGCGGGGCCAAGTGTCGATCCGTCTGTCCGTGGGATATCCCACAGCGGCAGAGCGGTGTTGGCCTGTACCGCAGCCTGATGCCCGGTTTTGCCGGAAACGGGGTCATGTACAAGTGTGACCGTTGCCGTGAGCGCATCGCGGACGGCAAGACGCCGGGGTGCATAGAGGTCTGTCCGGTGCAGGTTCAGACCATCGGCCCGCGGAGGGAAATTCTTCGCAGGGCTGAGGCGCTGGCGGAAAAGACGGGAGGTTTCCTGTACGGGGCTGACGAGAACGGCGGCACCAATACGTTTTATGTATCCCCGGTGCCCTTTGAACTGCTGAATGACGCAGTGGAAAAAGGCAAGGGAAGGCCGCATCTGGGACCGGTGAAAGATCTCATGGAAGATGAAAACGCGCTGGCAACGGCTACGCTGCTGGCCCCGGTCGCCGGGATAGCTGCCGGGATGCTCGGGCTTGGGTCCGCACTGTTCGGGCAGGAGGATGACAATGAAGGGTAGGACCTTATTTTCCCGGCGTCTTGGCTGGATTTTCGTCGCATTGACGGCCTTTCTTGGTGTGAGCGGACTGTTGCAGATGCCGCTGGCGCGCCGATACTACCTCAACGAGATTCCCGGACTTGCATGGACCGGGGATGCCTTTGTGGTGCACAAGCTGCATTATATTGCCGCAATGATTCTCATCGCCCTCCTCTCCTATATGGTCGTGCGCTGGGTCAGGGACTGGAGCGCCGAGCTGCGTCTGACGGGAAGCGGACTGATGCGGGCCGTTCTCGTCCTTGCTCTGGTCCTGACCGGCGCGGCCAGAATGTACAAGAACCTGCCCGGGGTTCCGTTTGGGCCGCTGGAGACCATGGTGCTGGATGTCGCGCATCTTGGCCTTGCCGGGCTTTTCGGGATAGCGGCGCTTGCAGTGCGCATGACCGGCCGCAAGTCGTACGTGGTTCTTAAAAATGAAAACGCAAGGAAGTGAAGAGGCTCCTTCCTGTTGGTTCAAACGGACAGGATA is a genomic window of Desulfovibrio oxyclinae DSM 11498 containing:
- a CDS encoding bifunctional acetate--CoA ligase family protein/GNAT family N-acetyltransferase, whose amino-acid sequence is MSVINLDHLFNPKSVAVTGATNDPADPGGLVMKNLMGGGFSGPVMPVSAKAEAISGVLTYKNVNDLPKTPDLAVIADPLDDVPDVLRSLRDRGTRAAVLVGSGFSRMAPGEREEFRKTVRSVATPPDMRILGPKSLGFMVPSLNLNATLSHSRATPGKLAFISQSDSLFATVVDWARDKGVGFSHLVALGARLDVTFADIIDYLGTDPMTRSIMVYVEAIHDAREFMSAARAASRNKPVLVLRPGKALDALPSCSLDQGPCVPGLTGEIYDVAFRRAGMLRVETIDELFDAARTVSTPRHAKGRRLAVLTNGASAGVMAADRLLAGGGEMAEFSEETRKALEALPGGRNAAVNPVGIPFNADGETYSEALKALVKDKGVDAVLVMHVPWAAQPEAETAAAVAKALKRVKKLVLTAWLGSGDASDAARAEFASAGIPTYESLTQAVRAFLHLADYRLSQNLLMEAPDSLPTDFFPDTTTARNVVEKALNENRSELSETEAKDVLAAYGIPVVETRFAVSAKEAVIAADELGYPVAVKVRSPQISQPFHVGGVLLDLETPERVWEGAATLLARVNRERPDAYIEGFIVQKMGRRPGAHELFVAAETDPVFGPVLKTGHGGMAREVIQDSALALPPLSMTLAREAVRRTRISHLLSGTPTQPPADIDDICLTLIQISQLLIDVPQISNLDINPLYADNEGVLALGADISVAPYDKDGQSRLAIRPYPRELEECVQTRDGRKVTLRPIRPEDESTHREFLARLSDEDLRMRFFGVVRRDFDHKDLARFTQIDYDREMAFIATAPDESGNPETLGVMRTNTRPDNSEAEFAIVVRSDQKGTGLGSLLFHKGIEYTRMRGTEELTGQTLAENKAMQGLAKKFGFKISPDPDDRDVVDMTLDLSEDQ
- a CDS encoding substrate-binding periplasmic protein, which encodes MKSFSIALLAALLLVFPGTAARADHLEVVTLEAPPLVYTLGDSVHGALVDVVREGLNRMGYHFEIRVVPWKRAVNSVRTGEADAIFYAVKTAERERFLRYPQEPLWVERTVAVVLSGTDHVLKSDLSNASDIRLGVGRGYYYGPRLERILTGDVFKRIEPAAKAADNMAKLLGGRLDAFLTDYLHATRILRDFVLGERFDIVRNEDHSPAFLDTVPAYLAFSKQAVTEELADGFSHVLKRMKTDGTYDAIMRRHGIEGF
- a CDS encoding citrate synthase, producing MLKDNEKVSNKTAYLILDGTTYELPVMVGSEKEHAIDIRNLRKETGHITYDPGYGNTGSCASAITYVNGEQGALHYRGYPIEEIAQNGSFIETAWLLIFGRLPNYEERQRFRDLLTDNELLHEDLKHHFEGFPSNGHPMAILSAVVNAMGCYDPELLEIQTRQEFALAAAKVISKVRTIAAWAYRKSQGLPFMYPDPERSYCQNFLHMMFSEPYRLYDPAPEEVRALSLFFTLHADHEQNCSCSTVRMVQSTQANLFASVSAGICALWGRLHGGANSAVIDMLEEIRSGQEDIKGFLEKVKRKETRLMGFGHRVYKSFDPRARILQKAAHDLLKAKGIKDDLLDIAMELSEEAQSDEYFTSRSLYPNVDFYSGIILRALNIPVNMYPVMFAIGRMPGWIAHWYEAYGAGLEKIHRPRQIYVGETRRSYTKMGDRKDG
- a CDS encoding sigma-54 interaction domain-containing protein, whose amino-acid sequence is MTEQEILRHLPEIVNTMNDGLFLVRPDGTIMMVNDALSRITGYSREELLESPCSVLECDICRIARRKGSKHWCALFRSGKENSRNCHLRRKDGTIVHVLKNAALLRDELGNVLGTVETLTDVTEIDRREDTIRQLSRMFDQDGAFHGMIGRSPVMRRTFELIERAAGSDAPVILFGESGTGKELAARAIHDLGPRNDGPYVQINCSALNESLLESELFGHVKGAFTGAHSHRRGRFEEAGGGDIFLDEIGDIPQSIQIKLLRVIETRTFERVGENQPRRLDARIISATNQNLPALVAQGRFRQDFFYRINVIPIELPALRKRIEDIPLLTDHFIKRLNMQRSRPIHGLAPEAMDLLTRHHWPGNVRELRSALEYAFVVCDAETITPEHLPSLMVPETAPRHVSSPETMSTPPSQERNDHENPPEKTELLAALRKCGGNKSETARKLGVSRGTVLNRMRKYGIDTKKIITE
- a CDS encoding 4Fe-4S dicluster domain-containing protein; translation: MSAAKKSGLSRRGFLKSVGIGGASALLPGTARAAQKGEELATLLDLSKCIGCGECVYACRDVNADRYPEPKKPFPVMHPEKRVKVEDWSDRRDVDDRLTPYNWLYIQTAVVEHEGKSHTVHVPRRCMHCRNAPCANLCPFGACGTDERGITFINDKVCLGGAKCRSVCPWDIPQRQSGVGLYRSLMPGFAGNGVMYKCDRCRERIADGKTPGCIEVCPVQVQTIGPRREILRRAEALAEKTGGFLYGADENGGTNTFYVSPVPFELLNDAVEKGKGRPHLGPVKDLMEDENALATATLLAPVAGIAAGMLGLGSALFGQEDDNEG